From a single Bacteroidota bacterium genomic region:
- a CDS encoding glycosyltransferase family 2 protein, with protein MSEQKPETSSLPLVSLITVVFNGGGTIEKTIQSVIRQTYPRIEYIIIDGGSKDNTLNIIQKYGSHIAFWLSEPDKGLYDAMNKGIEHAHGRYLWFINSGDLIHDDHTLSDILEHPGPYPDIYYGDTVIIDEEGRELGERRLRPPKVLDWKSFRMGMLVCHQSVLVSKEIAGKYNLIYKSSADFDWVIRALQKAGSITNTHLVLSRFLQGGMTKTRHSRALKERFLIMKHYYGLVSTLFFHGCILVRALAQVFHRKKSAV; from the coding sequence ATGTCTGAACAAAAGCCTGAAACCAGTTCATTGCCCCTTGTTTCCTTAATTACTGTTGTATTCAACGGCGGGGGTACTATTGAAAAGACCATTCAGAGCGTCATCCGTCAAACATATCCCCGTATTGAGTACATTATCATTGACGGGGGGTCAAAGGACAATACCTTAAACATTATTCAAAAGTACGGGAGCCATATCGCATTCTGGCTGAGCGAGCCCGATAAAGGACTTTACGACGCTATGAATAAAGGGATAGAACATGCCCATGGCAGGTATTTGTGGTTCATTAATTCCGGCGATTTGATCCATGATGACCATACCTTGAGCGATATATTGGAACATCCCGGGCCGTATCCGGATATTTATTATGGAGATACAGTTATCATTGATGAAGAGGGCCGGGAACTGGGGGAAAGAAGGTTGCGCCCTCCCAAAGTTCTTGACTGGAAAAGCTTCAGAATGGGGATGCTGGTCTGTCATCAGTCTGTGCTTGTCAGCAAGGAAATAGCCGGAAAGTATAACCTCATTTATAAATCGTCTGCAGACTTCGACTGGGTGATCAGGGCGCTTCAGAAAGCAGGAAGCATCACCAATACCCACCTGGTCCTTTCCAGGTTCCTCCAGGGGGGGATGACCAAAACCAGGCACAGCCGTGCCCTGAAAGAACGGTTCCTGATTATGAAACATTATTACGGCCTGGTTTCTACCTTGTTTTTCCATGGCTGTATCCTGGTCCGGGCCCTGGCGCAGGTTTTCCACAGGAAGAAAAGCGCCGTTTAG